The segment ATGAACGAGGCCTTCGACGACACCAAGGGCGAACTGTTGCTTCGCGCTGTAGATCAGCGGGTTGTCCCGCGCCATGTCAAGCAGTTCGGGAAGGGCATTGGCGACGACAATCCCGCGCGCCCCCGGTAGCTCGAACATGCTGCGATCGTTGTTGGTATCGCCGGCGACGACCACCTCATCGAGGCCGATGCCGAGTTCATTGCAGAGCCAAGCCAGCGCCTGGCCCTTGTCGGCTGAACGCGGCAGGATGTCGAGATCGCGTCCGCTCGAATAGACCATCGTCACCGACAGGCCGGCCTCGGCCAGAGCGCGCTCGATGCTGGCAAGGGTTTCAGGACTTGCGTCGAGCAGGTACCAGCTCGATTTGAAGGCGTGCTGATAGCCGTCGGGCTGGCGGACAGTGTCTTTGAGCGATCCGAGCACCGCATCGACCTTTTCAAGCGACCAACCCTCCGAAAACCTTTGGGCAAAATGCCCGAGAAGAGAGGTGTGCCGCGGACCGGCGAGCATTGTGCCGACACCGCCGATCACGTAGTCCGGCGCTGGCAGGGCGACTTCGTCGACGAAGTTCAAGATGTCGTCGGCCAGGCGTCCGCTGTTGTAGACGAGAACCGGCCGGTGCTCGGGATCGAGCGCTTCCCATTTCAACCGAAAGCGTGACGTCGCCGGCGTATCGCCAGCCAGGGTCCCGTCGAGATCACTCGACAAAAGCGCGATCGGTTTCAATCGCCGTCGTTCCACGGCTCGTCCCAGTCATGATCGTCGACCGCCTTCAGCACCGGACGTCCTTCGACAAGGCTGACCAGCTGCTGCGCGATGCCCGTCCAGGTGAACAGGCTGCGCGCCTTGTGGGCGCCCATGCGGCCCAGGCGGCCGTAAAGGCGCTGGTGCTTCATTGGCTTGACGATGGTGATGCCGAGATCTTCCTTGTCGAACGGATCGCCAAAAAGTGCGTGCCGGCCATAGCTGATGCCGCGATAGAGGCCGCCATGGATCGTAACCACCGTCGGCGTTCCGCAAGCCATTGCCTCGATCGCGGTCATGCCGAACGGCTCGTAGCGGCTCGACAGGACGAACATGTCCGCCGCCCGATAGGTGTCGGCCAGGTCCTCGTCGGCAACATAGCCGGAGAACACGACACGATCCTGCAAGCCTAGCTGTTCTACCTGTTGCTTGAGCTGGTTGAGAATCTTCTGTTCCTGTTCGTCCATGTTCTCGCCGCCGACTGCGAGCCTCAGGACCGCATCCGGCACACGCGGCGCCACCACGGAAAACGCATCGATCAGCAGGTCGTAGCCTTTGTTGGTGGCCAGCCGCCCGAGCGCCAGGACCGTTCGCCCTTCGAAGCCGAGCCGATGGCGGATCAACCGGCGAGACGCCTCGCTGACGGGGAAGAACCGGTTGTCGTCGTAACCGGGCGGGATCATGTGCACGCGGTCGCGCTCGAGGCTGTAGTCCTCGACCAGCATGTCGACCTGCGGCGGCGTCGTCGCAATCACCATGGCGCAGCTTCGATAGATGATCGTCTCGTGCTTGATGCGCTCGGTGAAATTGAACTCGGCCTCGAATGTATCGGCCTTGTCAGGGTAGTCCGTCTTCATCTGGCGTTGCTTCCAGATGCCGAGGGAATGCGGCGTATGGATGTGCGGGATGTTGAGCGCTTCCGACAGTCGCTGCCCTGCCACGCCGGCATCCCAGTAGTGGGAGTTGATGAAGTCGTAGGAGAGATTTTCGCGGCGAATCAGGCGCAGCGCGTTTTCACACCACTCGAGAAGGTGGCGGTGGAGATATTCCTTCGGAATAAAATCGGGTCCGCCACAGGCGACACGCAGGACGCGAACCCCGTCGGCCACTTCATCGACAGCAGGCTGGTCTTCAAACCGTCGCGTCCAGATATCGACGGCATAACCCAGTTGGGCCAGTTTTTTCGCAAGTTCCAGGACGTACACCACCTGTCCGCCGGTATCGGCCGCGCCGAGCGGTGGGTTGGCTGCCACGTAGCCATGGGTTGAAACGAGTGCAATTCGAGGTATTGCCGCATCCGAGTCCGGCATCTGTATCCTTCTCTACGATTGATCTCTGCACGCCTGCGGCATGCACAAGTCCGGTTATATAAGGTTTCCAGCCGCCATCCGCAAATGTCGAAAGCGCCAGGCGGCCGCCAAGGCTGGTGGCATGTC is part of the Mesorhizobium sp. L-2-11 genome and harbors:
- a CDS encoding glycosyltransferase, which gives rise to MPDSDAAIPRIALVSTHGYVAANPPLGAADTGGQVVYVLELAKKLAQLGYAVDIWTRRFEDQPAVDEVADGVRVLRVACGGPDFIPKEYLHRHLLEWCENALRLIRRENLSYDFINSHYWDAGVAGQRLSEALNIPHIHTPHSLGIWKQRQMKTDYPDKADTFEAEFNFTERIKHETIIYRSCAMVIATTPPQVDMLVEDYSLERDRVHMIPPGYDDNRFFPVSEASRRLIRHRLGFEGRTVLALGRLATNKGYDLLIDAFSVVAPRVPDAVLRLAVGGENMDEQEQKILNQLKQQVEQLGLQDRVVFSGYVADEDLADTYRAADMFVLSSRYEPFGMTAIEAMACGTPTVVTIHGGLYRGISYGRHALFGDPFDKEDLGITIVKPMKHQRLYGRLGRMGAHKARSLFTWTGIAQQLVSLVEGRPVLKAVDDHDWDEPWNDGD
- a CDS encoding HAD-IIB family hydrolase, with amino-acid sequence MKPIALLSSDLDGTLAGDTPATSRFRLKWEALDPEHRPVLVYNSGRLADDILNFVDEVALPAPDYVIGGVGTMLAGPRHTSLLGHFAQRFSEGWSLEKVDAVLGSLKDTVRQPDGYQHAFKSSWYLLDASPETLASIERALAEAGLSVTMVYSSGRDLDILPRSADKGQALAWLCNELGIGLDEVVVAGDTNNDRSMFELPGARGIVVANALPELLDMARDNPLIYSAKQQFALGVVEGLVHWSVFADPKS